The Chryseobacterium sp. 52 genome includes a region encoding these proteins:
- the rplL gene encoding 50S ribosomal protein L7/L12 has translation MSDLKNLAETLVNLTVKDVNELATILKDEYGIEPAAAAVVVAAGGGEAAEEKTEFDVILKSAGASKLAIVKLVKDLTGAGLKEAKDIVDGAPAAIKQGISKDEAEALKKQLEEAGAEVELK, from the coding sequence ATGTCAGATTTAAAAAATTTAGCTGAAACGCTAGTAAACCTAACTGTAAAAGACGTAAACGAATTAGCTACTATCCTTAAGGATGAGTACGGAATTGAGCCAGCTGCTGCTGCTGTAGTTGTTGCTGCAGGTGGTGGAGAAGCTGCTGAAGAAAAGACTGAATTCGACGTAATTCTTAAGTCTGCAGGTGCATCTAAATTAGCTATCGTTAAATTGGTAAAAGATTTAACTGGTGCTGGTCTTAAAGAAGCTAAAGATATCGTAGACGGAGCTCCTGCTGCTATTAAGCAAGGAATCTCTAAAGACGAAGCTGAAGCTCTTAAGAAGCAATTAGAAGAAGCTGGTGCTGAAGTAGAATTGAAATAA
- the rplJ gene encoding 50S ribosomal protein L10: protein MTKDQKVVAIQEIKDLLQDAKVVYVADLDGLNAAKSSDFRRQAFKQNIKVKVVKNTLLQKAMEQIEGVDYSEMFETFKGNSALMISDTANAPAKLIQGFRKKEDKPALKSAYLQETFYVGDENLTALANIKSREEMIGEIIGLLQSPIQRVVSALQNKSETVEAKAEEAAAPAVEETPAEAAPEAPAAESTEETPSAE from the coding sequence ATGACAAAAGACCAAAAAGTTGTAGCAATACAAGAGATCAAAGATTTGCTTCAGGATGCGAAAGTAGTTTATGTAGCAGATTTAGATGGTTTGAACGCTGCTAAATCTTCTGACTTCAGAAGACAGGCTTTCAAGCAAAATATCAAAGTGAAAGTTGTAAAAAATACACTTTTACAAAAAGCAATGGAGCAAATCGAAGGAGTAGATTACTCTGAGATGTTTGAAACGTTCAAAGGAAATTCAGCATTGATGATTTCTGACACGGCAAACGCTCCTGCAAAATTAATTCAAGGGTTCAGAAAGAAAGAAGATAAGCCAGCTTTAAAGTCTGCTTACCTTCAGGAAACTTTCTACGTTGGAGACGAAAACTTAACTGCACTTGCTAACATCAAGTCTAGAGAAGAAATGATCGGAGAAATCATTGGATTACTTCAATCTCCAATTCAAAGAGTTGTTTCTGCTCTTCAAAACAAATCTGAAACAGTAGAAGCTAAAGCTGAAGAAGCTGCTGCACCTGCTGTAGAAGAAACTCCTGCTGAGGCGGCTCCAGAAGCTCCTGCTGCAGAAAGCACGGAAGAAACTCCAAGTGCTGAATAA
- the rplA gene encoding 50S ribosomal protein L1 produces the protein MAKLTKKQKEALSKVEKGRIYNLEEGSALVKEVNTTKFDASVDIAVRLGVDPRKANQMVRGVVSLPHGTGKDVKVLALVTPDKEAEAREAGADYVGLDEYLQKIKEGWTDVDVIVTMPAVMGKLGPLGRVLGPRGLMPNPKSGTVTMEIGKAVTEVKAGKIDFKVDKYGIIHAGIGKVSFDAAKIKENAQELISTLIKMKPTAAKGIYVKSIYLSSTMSPGIAIDSKSVN, from the coding sequence ATGGCAAAATTGACTAAAAAGCAAAAGGAAGCTTTAAGCAAAGTAGAAAAAGGAAGAATCTATAACCTTGAAGAAGGTTCAGCTCTTGTAAAAGAAGTGAACACTACAAAGTTTGATGCTTCTGTGGATATCGCTGTAAGATTGGGTGTAGATCCAAGAAAAGCAAACCAAATGGTAAGAGGTGTAGTATCTCTTCCTCACGGAACTGGTAAAGATGTTAAAGTTTTAGCTCTTGTTACACCAGATAAAGAAGCTGAAGCTAGAGAAGCTGGAGCTGATTATGTAGGTCTTGACGAATATTTACAAAAAATAAAAGAAGGTTGGACAGATGTTGACGTTATCGTTACTATGCCAGCTGTTATGGGTAAATTAGGTCCATTAGGTAGAGTATTAGGTCCAAGAGGTCTTATGCCAAACCCTAAATCAGGTACTGTAACAATGGAAATTGGTAAAGCAGTAACTGAAGTGAAAGCAGGTAAAATTGATTTCAAAGTAGATAAGTATGGTATCATCCATGCAGGTATTGGTAAAGTATCTTTCGATGCTGCCAAAATCAAAGAAAATGCTCAGGAGCTAATCTCGACATTGATCAAAATGAAACCTACTGCTGCAAAAGGAATTTATGTGAAGAGCATTTACTTGTCTTCTACAATGAGTCCGGGTATTGCAATTGATAGTAAATCTGTTAACTAA
- the rplK gene encoding 50S ribosomal protein L11 encodes MAKKVFKMVKLQVKGGAANPSPPVGPALGSAGVNIMEFCKQFNGRTQDKPGQVLPVVITVYEDKSFEFVIKTPPAAIQLMDAAKIKGGSGEPNRNKVGAVSWDQVKKIAEDKMADLNCFTMDSAVSMVAGTARSMGLRVTGTKPTFNA; translated from the coding sequence ATGGCTAAGAAAGTCTTTAAAATGGTAAAACTTCAGGTGAAAGGTGGCGCAGCTAACCCTTCTCCACCAGTAGGTCCAGCATTGGGTTCTGCAGGTGTGAACATCATGGAGTTTTGTAAGCAATTTAACGGAAGAACCCAAGATAAGCCAGGGCAAGTTTTACCTGTAGTAATTACAGTATACGAAGACAAATCTTTTGAATTCGTTATTAAAACTCCACCTGCAGCGATCCAGTTAATGGATGCAGCTAAAATCAAAGGAGGTTCCGGGGAACCAAACAGAAACAAAGTAGGTGCTGTGTCTTGGGATCAGGTGAAGAAAATCGCTGAGGATAAAATGGCTGACCTTAACTGCTTTACAATGGATTCTGCAGTTTCTATGGTTGCAGGTACTGCTAGATCTATGGGATTAAGAGTAACAGGAACTAAACCAACTTTTAACGCTTAA
- the nusG gene encoding transcription termination/antitermination protein NusG, with translation MSELKWYVLKAISGQENKVKNYIETEIKRLGFEQYVTQVVIPMEKVIQIRNGKKVPKEKPYYPGYLMIEADLMGEIPHAIKNIPGVISFLSLTKGGDPVPMRKSEVNRMLGRMDELSEFASDVEIPYIVGENVKVIDGPFNGFNGTVEKILEDKKKIEVSVLIFGRKTPMELSYMQVEKV, from the coding sequence ATGAGCGAATTGAAATGGTATGTGCTGAAAGCAATCAGCGGACAGGAAAATAAAGTGAAAAACTATATTGAGACAGAAATCAAGCGTTTAGGGTTTGAACAGTACGTTACTCAAGTGGTTATTCCTATGGAAAAGGTTATTCAGATTAGAAACGGTAAAAAAGTTCCTAAAGAAAAGCCTTACTATCCTGGATACCTGATGATCGAAGCTGATCTGATGGGTGAAATTCCGCACGCAATTAAGAATATTCCCGGAGTAATATCCTTCCTGAGCTTAACAAAAGGAGGAGATCCTGTTCCAATGAGAAAATCTGAGGTAAACAGAATGTTGGGAAGAATGGATGAACTTTCAGAATTCGCAAGCGATGTTGAGATTCCATACATTGTAGGGGAAAACGTTAAAGTAATTGACGGTCCTTTCAACGGATTCAACGGAACTGTTGAGAAGATTCTTGAAGACAAAAAGAAAATTGAAGTATCTGTATTGATCTTCGGTAGAAAAACTCCAATGGAGCTTAGCTATATGCAGGTAGAAAAAGTATAA
- the secE gene encoding preprotein translocase subunit SecE has translation MSSFVDFLKGSYNEFRHKVEWPKWSDLQSSTIVVTIATVILALFTFGVDELFSKAISNIIGMLINVFN, from the coding sequence ATGAGTTCATTTGTTGATTTTTTAAAAGGTTCTTATAACGAATTCAGACACAAAGTTGAATGGCCGAAATGGTCAGATCTTCAGTCTTCCACTATTGTAGTAACTATAGCTACGGTGATTTTGGCATTATTTACCTTTGGAGTTGATGAGTTGTTTTCAAAAGCAATCAGCAACATAATAGGAATGCTAATTAACGTGTTCAACTAA
- the tuf gene encoding elongation factor Tu: MAKETFNRNKPHLNIGTIGHVDHGKTTLTAAISAVLASKGLAEKKDFSSIDSAPEEKERGITINTAHIEYETEKRHYAHVDCPGHADYVKNMVTGAAQMDGAIVVCAATDGPMPQTREHILLCRQVNVPRIVVFMNKVDMVDDAELLELVEMELRDLLSTYDFDGDNSPVIQGSALGALTAASAATPDTEDKWFKSVEELMDAVDTWIEQPPRDTDKPFLMPIEDVFSITGRGTVATGRIEAGIINTGDPVDIIGMGEEKLTSTITGVEMFRKILDRGEAGDNVGLLLRGIEKTDIKRGMVIAKKDSVKPHKKFKASVYILSKEEGGRHTPFHNKYRPQFYVRTTDVTGEIFLPEGVEMVMPGDNLEITVELLQPIALNVGLRFAIREGGRTVGSGQVTEILD, from the coding sequence ATGGCAAAGGAAACGTTTAATCGTAACAAACCACACTTGAACATTGGTACTATTGGTCACGTTGACCATGGTAAAACTACACTTACTGCAGCAATCAGTGCTGTATTAGCTAGTAAGGGTCTTGCTGAGAAAAAAGATTTCTCTTCAATTGACTCTGCTCCAGAAGAAAAAGAAAGAGGTATTACTATCAATACTGCTCACATCGAATACGAAACTGAAAAAAGACACTATGCTCACGTTGACTGTCCAGGTCACGCGGATTACGTAAAGAACATGGTAACTGGTGCTGCTCAGATGGATGGAGCTATCGTAGTATGTGCTGCAACTGACGGTCCTATGCCTCAGACTAGAGAACATATCCTACTTTGCCGTCAGGTAAATGTACCTAGAATCGTTGTTTTCATGAACAAAGTTGACATGGTAGATGATGCTGAATTATTAGAGCTTGTTGAAATGGAACTTAGAGACTTATTGTCTACTTACGATTTCGACGGTGATAATTCTCCAGTAATTCAAGGTTCTGCATTAGGTGCTCTTACAGCAGCTTCAGCAGCTACTCCTGATACTGAAGATAAATGGTTCAAGAGCGTTGAAGAATTAATGGATGCTGTTGATACTTGGATCGAGCAACCACCAAGAGATACTGATAAGCCATTCTTGATGCCAATTGAAGACGTATTCTCTATTACAGGTAGAGGTACTGTTGCAACTGGTAGAATCGAAGCTGGTATTATCAATACAGGTGATCCTGTTGATATCATCGGTATGGGTGAAGAAAAATTAACTTCTACTATTACAGGAGTTGAGATGTTCAGAAAAATCCTTGACAGAGGTGAAGCTGGTGATAACGTAGGTCTATTGTTGAGAGGTATTGAAAAAACTGACATCAAGAGAGGTATGGTAATCGCTAAGAAAGATTCTGTTAAGCCACACAAAAAATTCAAGGCTTCAGTTTATATCCTTTCTAAAGAAGAAGGTGGACGTCACACTCCATTCCACAACAAGTACCGTCCTCAGTTCTACGTAAGAACGACTGACGTTACAGGTGAGATCTTCTTACCAGAAGGTGTAGAAATGGTAATGCCTGGTGATAACTTAGAGATCACTGTAGAATTGTTACAACCAATCGCTCTTAACGTAGGTCTTAGATTTGCGATCAGAGAAGGAGGTAGAACAGTTGGTTCAGGTCAGGTTACTGAAATCTTAGACTAA
- a CDS encoding DUF4394 domain-containing protein — protein MRTLFPFFLAVLTMTTFFSCDNSDDNMDIIVPENSTTGPDLMAYGLTGMNELVSFNANNPKMFASKTAVTGIASGEKLMSIDFRPATGELYALSNASKLYIINTSSASARVVSATAFSPAISGTVASIDFNPTVDRIRLVSNSGQNLRIHPETGVTAASDTNIAGTGTPSITGVAYTNSKAGASSTVLYDIDPATGKLFKQDPPNNGTLVEVGSLGATFSGQAAFDIKYDNVTALLALNDKLHILDLTNGKATPIGTLQQAIIDLAIPTEAVAYAIDNSNNLQIFNPNSPMPVSKTVAGLQTGENILGIDFRPLNGQLYALGSSSRIYTINLGTGAATAVGTSPFTTLLAGTDFGFDFNPVVDKIRVVSNTGQNLRLDPVTGGITAVDTTINPAGAMISAAAYTNNFAGTTATTLFVIDHNTDKLYQQNPPNNGTLVETGSLGINITNANGFDIGSVSQKAYLMATVGTATKLYTVNTTSGAATSISDYPNTVKAFAVGLGF, from the coding sequence ATGAGAACTCTATTCCCCTTCTTTTTGGCAGTACTTACCATGACAACTTTTTTTTCATGTGATAATTCTGATGATAATATGGATATTATAGTCCCGGAAAATAGTACGACAGGACCCGATCTTATGGCTTACGGCTTAACAGGAATGAACGAGCTGGTTTCTTTCAATGCCAACAACCCTAAAATGTTTGCCTCCAAAACGGCAGTGACAGGAATCGCATCAGGCGAAAAATTAATGAGTATAGATTTCAGACCTGCTACAGGTGAATTATACGCCCTATCGAATGCCAGTAAATTATACATCATCAATACTTCCAGTGCTTCTGCAAGAGTGGTAAGCGCTACGGCTTTCAGTCCTGCAATTTCCGGTACGGTAGCTTCTATTGATTTTAACCCTACGGTTGACAGAATCCGTTTGGTAAGTAATTCCGGACAAAATTTAAGGATTCATCCTGAAACGGGAGTTACCGCAGCCAGCGATACCAACATTGCAGGGACCGGAACCCCAAGCATTACAGGAGTTGCCTATACCAACAGTAAGGCAGGTGCGTCTTCTACCGTATTATATGATATTGATCCTGCTACCGGAAAATTATTCAAACAGGATCCGCCTAATAACGGAACTCTGGTAGAAGTAGGAAGCCTTGGCGCTACATTCTCAGGACAGGCTGCTTTTGATATTAAATATGATAACGTTACGGCTTTACTGGCTTTAAATGACAAACTGCATATTTTAGATCTGACCAACGGTAAAGCAACTCCTATCGGAACGCTTCAACAGGCCATTATTGATCTGGCCATTCCTACTGAAGCAGTTGCCTATGCTATCGACAATTCAAACAATCTTCAAATATTTAATCCCAACAGTCCGATGCCTGTTTCCAAAACAGTAGCAGGATTACAAACCGGGGAGAATATTTTAGGAATAGATTTTCGTCCTTTAAATGGTCAATTATACGCTTTAGGAAGCTCAAGCAGAATTTATACAATTAATTTAGGAACAGGTGCCGCTACAGCCGTAGGAACTTCACCTTTTACGACTTTACTTGCAGGAACTGATTTCGGATTTGATTTTAATCCGGTAGTTGATAAAATACGTGTAGTCAGCAACACGGGACAAAATCTTCGTTTAGATCCTGTAACCGGAGGGATTACAGCAGTGGATACCACCATTAACCCGGCTGGAGCAATGATCAGTGCAGCAGCCTATACAAATAATTTTGCAGGAACAACCGCTACGACTCTATTTGTGATTGATCACAATACGGATAAACTGTACCAGCAAAATCCTCCCAACAACGGAACTTTAGTTGAAACAGGTTCTTTGGGAATCAATATTACAAATGCTAACGGTTTTGATATCGGCAGTGTGAGCCAAAAAGCTTACTTAATGGCCACTGTAGGAACTGCAACGAAACTGTATACTGTAAATACAACATCAGGAGCAGCAACAAGTATTTCAGATTATCCGAATACAGTAAAAGCTTTTGCCGTAGGATTAGGATTTTAA
- a CDS encoding efflux RND transporter permease subunit, with the protein MNKFIKNIIAFSLKNKAFTFIWVAILAIAGFISFKNMPIEAFPDVTNTQIVIITQWNGRSAEEVERFVTTPIELAMSPVQKKTSVRSTTMFGLSIVKILFDDGVDDTFARNQVNNQLRTVSLPDEVDPEVQPPYGPTGEIFRYTLESKTKDSRELLTLQNWVIDRALRGVPGVADINVFGGQDKVFELSIDPRALDKYNLTPLQIYDAVTKSNLNVGGDVIEKNGQAYVVRGIGLVKSVADIGNITIQNDNGNPVLVKNVAEVHESSMPRVGQAGLNKHEDTVEGIVVMRKGENPREVLVGVKAKIKELNEKVLPKDVKMVTFYDRDNLMDFTTRTVMHNLIEGIILVTVIVLIFMADWRTTFIVSIIIPLSLLFAFLCLKLAGMSANLLSLGAVDFGIIIDGAVVMVEGLFVMLDHKALKYGTEKFNKLSKGGWIKQTGTGLGKAIFFSKLIIITSLIPIFSFQKVEGKMFSPLAFTLGFALIGALIFTLTLVPVLSHILLNKNVKEKNNPFVNFWDRMVLKGFNYTFKHKKMSLIVAISFMVVTLFSGKFLGTEFLPQLNEGSLWITAEMPMSSSLKESLKTADLLKKDIMSFPEVTDVLAQTGRSNDGTDPNGFGFVQFAVNLQPKEEWKRKISYEELIEEIDKKLRSYQGITFNYSQPISDNVAEAVAGFKAENGIKIYGDNLETLDKLADEVLKQIKDVDGVKDPGIIKNIGQPEVSVVLDRDKMAAYGVMPDDAQSVLEMAFGGKTASEMFDGERKFPIRLRYSQEYRKDENDIASLMVPTQDGAKIPLKEISTIVKDNGAAFIYRDDIKRYIGVKFSIRDRDLGSTIADAQKKVAKIDLPDGYSVGWTGQFENQQRASHRLAQVVPISILGIFFLLFILFGNMKDSLLVLANVPFALIGGIIALHITRMNFGISAGVGMIALLGICIQNGVILITEFHQNVKDGLSLDNAILSGVKSRTRPVIMTALMASIGLMPAALSTGIGSESQKPLAIVIIGGLTTATVLTLLIFPIIFWIFNRTKKSQQI; encoded by the coding sequence ATGAATAAATTCATTAAAAATATAATTGCTTTCTCGTTAAAAAACAAAGCATTTACCTTTATCTGGGTAGCTATTTTGGCCATTGCGGGTTTTATAAGCTTCAAAAATATGCCCATTGAAGCATTCCCCGATGTCACTAATACCCAGATTGTCATTATAACCCAATGGAATGGGCGAAGCGCAGAAGAAGTAGAACGTTTCGTGACTACCCCCATCGAATTGGCTATGAGCCCGGTCCAGAAGAAAACAAGCGTGAGAAGTACCACCATGTTTGGTCTCTCCATTGTTAAAATTCTTTTCGACGATGGGGTGGATGATACTTTCGCCAGAAATCAGGTGAATAACCAATTAAGAACCGTAAGCCTTCCTGATGAGGTGGATCCGGAAGTTCAGCCACCCTACGGGCCTACCGGGGAAATTTTCAGATACACACTGGAAAGTAAAACAAAAGACTCCAGAGAACTGCTGACCCTACAGAACTGGGTGATTGATCGTGCCCTGAGAGGAGTGCCGGGAGTTGCTGATATTAATGTTTTCGGTGGACAGGATAAAGTTTTCGAATTGAGTATTGATCCGAGAGCGTTGGATAAATATAATCTGACGCCGCTACAGATCTATGATGCTGTTACCAAAAGTAATTTAAATGTCGGCGGAGATGTCATTGAGAAAAATGGACAGGCTTATGTAGTAAGAGGAATTGGCCTGGTGAAATCTGTGGCAGATATAGGTAATATCACCATACAGAATGACAATGGAAATCCTGTACTGGTAAAGAATGTAGCAGAGGTTCATGAGAGTTCTATGCCCAGAGTAGGGCAGGCTGGTCTTAATAAACATGAAGATACGGTAGAGGGAATTGTCGTCATGAGAAAAGGAGAGAACCCTAGGGAAGTTTTGGTAGGTGTAAAAGCTAAGATCAAGGAACTTAACGAAAAGGTCCTTCCGAAAGATGTTAAAATGGTCACATTCTATGACCGGGACAATCTGATGGATTTTACAACGCGCACCGTAATGCACAACCTGATTGAAGGGATTATTTTAGTGACCGTGATTGTGCTGATCTTTATGGCTGACTGGAGAACTACATTTATCGTTTCCATTATTATTCCGCTGTCTCTGTTATTTGCATTTTTATGTTTAAAACTGGCCGGAATGAGTGCCAACCTGCTTTCCTTAGGAGCTGTAGACTTCGGGATCATTATTGACGGAGCCGTCGTCATGGTGGAAGGGCTCTTTGTCATGCTCGACCATAAAGCACTTAAATATGGAACGGAAAAGTTCAATAAGCTCTCAAAAGGAGGCTGGATCAAACAGACGGGAACAGGCCTGGGAAAAGCGATTTTCTTTTCAAAACTGATTATCATCACTTCGCTGATCCCTATTTTCTCATTCCAGAAAGTAGAAGGAAAAATGTTCTCACCTTTAGCATTTACGTTAGGATTTGCCCTGATAGGAGCATTGATATTCACACTGACTTTGGTGCCTGTTCTTTCGCATATCCTTTTAAATAAGAATGTAAAAGAAAAGAATAACCCGTTTGTGAATTTCTGGGACAGAATGGTACTGAAAGGATTCAACTATACTTTTAAACATAAAAAAATGAGTTTAATTGTTGCTATATCTTTCATGGTTGTTACATTATTCTCAGGGAAATTCCTGGGAACAGAATTCCTGCCACAGCTGAATGAAGGTTCACTTTGGATCACTGCAGAAATGCCGATGAGTTCCTCCTTAAAAGAATCTTTGAAAACAGCGGACCTTTTAAAGAAAGACATTATGAGCTTTCCTGAAGTCACGGATGTTCTGGCTCAGACCGGACGAAGTAATGACGGAACAGACCCGAACGGATTTGGATTTGTACAGTTTGCCGTCAACCTTCAGCCTAAAGAAGAATGGAAACGTAAAATCAGCTATGAAGAACTGATTGAGGAAATAGATAAAAAACTCAGAAGTTATCAGGGAATTACCTTTAATTACTCCCAGCCGATCTCTGATAACGTTGCCGAAGCTGTAGCCGGTTTCAAAGCTGAAAACGGAATCAAAATTTACGGTGATAATCTGGAAACCTTAGATAAACTGGCTGATGAAGTTTTAAAACAAATCAAAGATGTAGACGGGGTAAAAGATCCCGGGATCATTAAAAATATCGGACAGCCGGAAGTAAGTGTTGTGCTGGACAGGGATAAAATGGCGGCTTATGGCGTGATGCCGGACGATGCACAATCTGTACTGGAAATGGCTTTCGGAGGTAAAACGGCTTCGGAAATGTTTGACGGTGAAAGAAAATTCCCGATCCGTCTCCGTTATTCCCAGGAATACAGAAAAGACGAAAACGATATTGCTTCATTAATGGTTCCTACGCAGGACGGAGCAAAGATCCCGCTGAAAGAAATCAGTACTATCGTTAAAGATAACGGTGCCGCATTTATTTACAGAGATGACATTAAAAGATATATCGGGGTTAAATTCTCAATCCGCGACCGGGATTTGGGAAGTACCATTGCCGATGCACAGAAAAAAGTAGCTAAAATTGATCTTCCGGATGGCTATTCTGTTGGCTGGACAGGGCAGTTTGAAAATCAGCAGCGAGCTTCCCACAGATTGGCACAGGTCGTTCCGATCAGTATTTTGGGAATATTCTTCTTATTGTTCATCCTTTTTGGAAACATGAAAGATTCCTTGCTGGTATTGGCAAATGTACCTTTTGCACTCATCGGGGGAATCATTGCCCTGCATATTACCAGAATGAATTTCGGAATTTCCGCAGGTGTAGGAATGATTGCTTTACTCGGGATCTGTATCCAGAACGGAGTGATCCTGATCACGGAGTTTCACCAGAATGTCAAGGACGGATTGAGTTTGGATAATGCCATATTAAGTGGAGTAAAGTCAAGAACACGACCTGTTATTATGACTGCATTGATGGCTTCGATAGGATTAATGCCTGCTGCGCTGTCTACCGGTATCGGGTCTGAATCTCAGAAACCTTTAGCCATTGTGATTATCGGAGGGTTAACGACTGCGACGGTATTAACGTTGCTCATCTTCCCGATTATTTTCTGGATTTTCAACAGAACAAAAAAATCCCAACAGATTTAA
- a CDS encoding efflux RND transporter periplasmic adaptor subunit has protein sequence MKKYIIPVLIALSLFSCAKKEEEKVPQAKKGFELSNTMLSSISLAKAEKKSIEDQYSFYGKISADKNSYIDVYPLVGGNVLSVNVELGDYVKKGQVLATIRSTELAEVQKDVSDAKTDMVVAQNNLRVAREMYEGKLNTEREVLEAKSVLQKAQDQMQRATAVSTVYNVKKGNIYSVVAPISGYIVQKNINKDMQLRSDRSENIFDVANTTNVWAIMNVNESDIEKISLGMKAQVSTLSYPDKVFDGRIDKIFKIIDPETNAMQARVVLDNANGLLIPESKATIKVSSSESNTALTVPSKAVIFDDNRSFVVVFKSRTDIKVKEIKILKQVGDITYVAGGLSEGEEVITNNQLLIYRSLNS, from the coding sequence ATGAAAAAATATATAATACCTGTACTGATAGCCCTGTCTTTATTCTCATGTGCGAAAAAAGAGGAAGAAAAAGTACCACAGGCCAAAAAAGGTTTTGAATTGAGCAACACCATGCTGAGCTCTATTTCTTTAGCCAAAGCAGAGAAAAAAAGCATAGAAGACCAATATAGTTTTTACGGAAAAATATCAGCAGATAAAAACAGCTATATCGATGTATATCCTTTGGTAGGTGGAAATGTTTTGAGTGTAAATGTGGAACTCGGAGATTATGTAAAAAAAGGACAGGTGCTGGCCACCATCAGAAGTACCGAGTTGGCTGAAGTCCAAAAAGATGTAAGTGATGCAAAGACAGATATGGTTGTTGCTCAGAATAACCTGCGTGTAGCCAGAGAAATGTATGAAGGTAAGCTGAATACGGAAAGAGAAGTTCTGGAAGCTAAAAGCGTATTGCAAAAAGCCCAGGATCAAATGCAGAGAGCTACTGCTGTAAGTACGGTCTATAATGTGAAGAAGGGAAATATCTACAGCGTTGTCGCACCTATCAGCGGATACATCGTTCAGAAAAACATTAATAAGGATATGCAGCTGAGAAGTGACCGGAGTGAAAATATTTTTGATGTAGCCAATACCACAAATGTATGGGCGATCATGAATGTTAATGAATCCGATATTGAAAAAATAAGCCTGGGAATGAAAGCACAGGTTTCCACACTGTCTTATCCCGATAAAGTTTTTGACGGAAGAATTGATAAAATCTTCAAAATTATTGATCCTGAAACCAATGCCATGCAGGCAAGAGTGGTACTGGATAACGCAAACGGACTGTTGATTCCGGAAAGTAAAGCGACGATCAAAGTATCAAGTTCCGAGAGCAATACAGCGCTGACGGTCCCTTCAAAAGCCGTTATTTTTGATGATAACAGGAGTTTTGTGGTGGTTTTCAAGTCCAGAACTGATATAAAAGTGAAAGAAATAAAAATATTAAAACAGGTAGGAGATATTACTTACGTAGCCGGAGGCCTGTCTGAAGGAGAAGAAGTAATCACCAACAACCAGCTGCTGATCTACCGTTCTCTGAACAGTTAA